A portion of the Stigmatella aurantiaca DW4/3-1 genome contains these proteins:
- a CDS encoding PIG-L family deacetylase, translated as MRTWVIFGVALAMSLGISSEALGQPSRQPHAGEIALGIRRLGVTGSVLYVAAHPDDENTRLLAWLAGGRGLRAGYLSMTRGDGGQNLIGTEQDELLGLIRTNELLAARRVDGAEQLFTRARDFGYSKSVEETLRIWGHDAVLADVVLAIRRFQPDVIVTRFTTKPPNHGHHTASALLAEEAFAAAADPARFPEQLGALKPWKADRLLNNVSTWNLKPDADMSAYLKADVGGYEPLLGRSWGEVAAESRSQHKSQGFGVAAERGSLLEYFAPLAGTRPKSDLFEGLELTWRRWGGTEKVIQAVNAASSGFDPRAPHLSLPALQRVHEAISALPEDNPWKAPKLRETEALMTACAGLFLEVRAAEASAVPGSQVTLNLMALNRSPSALRLVSVTLPGGEPVAVEAALLGDKPFTLSSPVEIPADARISTPYWLRKPVEGGLYTVEAQDRALIGRPEGEPALTVTFVYEAGGKRFTVVRPVVFVWTDPVRGELYRAFEIAPAVTATLDREVLMFPNGMSQTVPVVLAAGRADAAGTVRLEVPGGWRAEPAEVPFQLAARGDERTVRFQLTPPKGASERARLRVVVESGGRAESWRVRTVTHEHIPPQSVRQPSEAALVPVALAMKGRRIGYVPGPGDRVAESLAAVGYEVTVLPEEPLASEKLERFDAILIGVRAFNANPRLSLHRERLLRYVEGGGRLVVQYNTNSRVGPLTAFVGPYPLEIGRERVTDETAAMTPVDPKVPLLNAPNRLGPADFEGWVQERGLYFASKWDEHYQPIFSMQDPGEEPLQGGLLVARHGKGTFIYTGIAFFRQLPAGVPGAYRLLANLLAR; from the coding sequence ATGCGGACCTGGGTCATCTTCGGAGTGGCACTGGCCATGAGCCTTGGAATCTCTTCGGAGGCCCTCGGGCAGCCTTCCCGGCAGCCTCATGCGGGAGAGATTGCCTTGGGCATCCGGCGCCTCGGTGTGACTGGGAGTGTGCTTTACGTGGCGGCTCACCCCGACGACGAGAACACGCGGCTGTTGGCTTGGCTGGCGGGTGGGCGAGGCCTGCGCGCGGGTTATCTGTCGATGACGCGCGGAGACGGTGGGCAGAACCTCATCGGGACGGAACAGGACGAGCTGCTCGGGCTCATTCGCACGAACGAGCTCCTCGCGGCGCGGCGCGTCGATGGTGCCGAGCAGCTGTTCACGCGAGCAAGGGACTTCGGCTACTCGAAGAGCGTCGAGGAGACGTTGCGCATCTGGGGCCATGACGCGGTGCTGGCCGACGTCGTGCTCGCCATCCGCCGCTTTCAGCCGGACGTCATCGTGACGCGCTTCACCACGAAGCCGCCCAACCATGGGCACCATACTGCCTCGGCGCTCCTGGCCGAGGAGGCTTTCGCGGCCGCGGCGGATCCCGCGCGCTTTCCCGAGCAGCTCGGAGCGCTGAAACCGTGGAAGGCCGACCGGCTGCTGAACAACGTTTCGACCTGGAACCTGAAGCCCGATGCCGACATGTCCGCCTACCTCAAGGCCGATGTCGGAGGCTACGAGCCGCTCCTGGGACGTTCCTGGGGGGAGGTCGCGGCGGAGAGCCGCAGCCAGCACAAGAGCCAGGGTTTCGGGGTGGCCGCCGAGCGCGGATCACTGCTGGAGTACTTCGCCCCCCTCGCCGGAACGCGCCCGAAGTCGGATCTCTTCGAGGGTCTCGAACTCACATGGCGCCGGTGGGGAGGGACGGAGAAGGTCATCCAGGCCGTCAACGCGGCGTCGAGCGGTTTCGATCCTCGCGCCCCCCACCTGAGCCTCCCCGCGCTCCAGCGCGTGCACGAGGCGATTTCGGCCCTGCCCGAAGACAATCCATGGAAGGCCCCCAAGCTGCGCGAGACCGAGGCGCTCATGACCGCGTGCGCGGGCTTGTTCCTCGAGGTGCGTGCGGCGGAGGCGTCCGCCGTTCCAGGCAGCCAGGTGACGTTGAACCTGATGGCGTTGAACCGCTCGCCCTCCGCGCTCCGGTTGGTGAGCGTGACGCTCCCGGGCGGTGAGCCGGTGGCGGTGGAGGCGGCACTGCTGGGAGACAAGCCCTTCACCCTCTCCAGCCCGGTGGAGATCCCAGCGGATGCGCGGATCTCGACGCCCTACTGGCTCCGGAAACCCGTCGAAGGGGGCCTCTACACCGTGGAGGCGCAGGACCGGGCGCTCATCGGTCGGCCTGAAGGGGAGCCTGCCCTGACGGTGACCTTCGTCTATGAGGCCGGGGGCAAGCGCTTCACCGTGGTTCGCCCCGTGGTCTTCGTTTGGACGGATCCCGTGCGCGGCGAGCTCTACCGGGCCTTCGAGATTGCTCCGGCCGTCACGGCGACGCTTGACCGGGAGGTTCTCATGTTCCCCAACGGCATGTCCCAGACCGTTCCCGTGGTCTTGGCGGCAGGCCGCGCCGATGCCGCTGGCACGGTCCGGCTTGAGGTGCCGGGCGGCTGGCGTGCCGAACCCGCCGAGGTGCCTTTCCAACTCGCCGCGCGCGGTGACGAGCGCACGGTCCGCTTTCAGCTCACACCTCCCAAGGGCGCGAGCGAGCGGGCACGGTTGCGTGTCGTGGTGGAGAGTGGCGGCCGTGCCGAGTCGTGGCGCGTCCGCACCGTGACGCATGAGCACATCCCGCCTCAGTCGGTGCGCCAGCCCTCCGAGGCGGCCTTGGTGCCGGTGGCCCTCGCCATGAAGGGGCGGCGGATCGGCTATGTCCCCGGGCCGGGGGACCGGGTGGCCGAGAGCCTCGCGGCCGTTGGGTACGAGGTGACGGTGCTGCCCGAGGAGCCACTGGCCTCCGAGAAGCTCGAGCGCTTCGATGCCATCCTGATCGGGGTACGCGCCTTCAACGCCAACCCGCGTCTCTCCCTCCACCGCGAGCGGCTCCTGCGGTACGTGGAGGGGGGAGGGCGGTTGGTCGTCCAGTACAACACCAACAGCCGTGTGGGGCCGCTCACCGCTTTTGTCGGCCCTTATCCCCTGGAGATCGGGCGCGAGCGGGTGACGGACGAGACCGCGGCGATGACGCCCGTGGATCCGAAGGTCCCGCTGCTGAATGCTCCCAACCGCCTTGGGCCCGCCGACTTCGAGGGCTGGGTCCAGGAGCGTGGGCTCTACTTCGCTTCGAAGTGGGACGAGCACTATCAGCCCATCTTCTCCATGCAGGACCCGGGTGAGGAGCCGCTCCAGGGAGGGCTGCTCGTGGCCCGTCATGGCAAGGGGACCTTCATCTACACGGGCATTGCGTTTTTCCGTCAACTTCCCGCGGGCGTGCCCGGTGCCTACCGCCTGCTCGCGAACCTCCTCGCCCGATGA